A window of the Trichoderma asperellum chromosome 4, complete sequence genome harbors these coding sequences:
- the ATG10 gene encoding E2-like conjugating enzyme atg10 (TransMembrane:1 (o212-229i)) — MDIKDFPFLTPEEFTEVCHHFDSLYCRARLGPIRKKWKFRLCTALDLTYSTRGGYITYIQIIRPLDEIVDPNDISLDLGNFSISDHDEQNGFLQGDDDMIDDEESDANLIHQKAAPKFGYVSYEVHLHPTYRVPCLWFSLHDLPPDEPAFNIDTVFRRLIPDSYKDGLRRGMGGIGGISADHHPITGVPSFFLHPCLLGDAISSFECSMENYLMIWFGLVGGCVGLWVPKEMATQ; from the exons ATGGATATCAAAGACTTTCCTTTCCTGACCCCAGAAGAGTTCACCGAAGTGTGCCATCATTTCGATAGCCTGTACTGCAGGGCAAGACTGGGGCCTATAAGGAAGAAATGGAAGTTCAGACTCTGCACCGCTCTGGATCTCACTTATTCAACCAGAGGCGGGTATATAACATATATTCAGATAATTCGGCCACTGGATGAGATAGTGGACCCCAACGATATATCACTGGATCTAGGCAATTTTTCCATATCAGATCACGACGAGCAAAACGGGTTCCTTCAAGGAGACGATGACatgattgatgatgaagaatctGATGCG AATCTCATACATCAGAAGGCGGCGCCAAAGTTTGGCTATGTGTCGTACGAGGTCCATCTACACCCTACATATAGAGTGCCGTGTCTCTGGTTCAGCCTGCATGATCTCCCGCCAGATGAGCCTGCCTTCAATATCGACACCGTCTTCCGTCGCTTAATTCCTGATAGCTATAAAGATGGTCTCCGCCGAGGAATGGGGGGCATCGGTGGCATCTCAGCAGAT CATCACCCCATCACCGGGGTaccctctttctttcttcacccGTGCCTGTTGGGAGACGCTATATCCAGCTTTGAATGCTCAATGGAGAATTATCTCATGATCTGGTTCGGCCTTGTAGGGGGATGTGTCGGCCTATGGGTACCCAAGGAAATGGCCACCCAATGA
- a CDS encoding uncharacterized protein (EggNog:ENOG41): MASAAAPPPRGLAPNASLPAKVQPIPPNQTLYVTNLPSAKIQKADLRTALYMLFSTFGPVLDIVALKTMEMRGQAHIVFRDIQAATQAMRSLDGQTFLGRPMKIQYAKSKSHFVAKLDGTFKIPTTAGATVVEQTELQQSIFNAPPPGSAFEKPTVPAASPALKSDEADENRGQKRTRDEEDEDSEGDVAMEEDSDDE; this comes from the exons ATGGCATCGGCTGCtgcccctcctcctcgcggACTCGCGCCGAACGCCTCTCTGCCCGCGAAAGTGCAGCCAATTCCTCCCAACCAGAC TCTATATGTTACAAACCTCCCGTCAGCCAAGATACAAAAAGCAGACCTGCGAACAGCACTGTACATGCTCTTTTCAACCTTTGGACCGGTGCTCGATATCGTCGCCCTCAAGACAATGGAGATGCGAGGCCAGGCCCATATTGTATTCCGCGATATACAGGCAGCGACCCAGGCAATGAGATCATTAGACGGACAGACCTTTTTGGGCCGCCCAATG AAAATCCAATACGCCAAATCCAAATCACATTTCGTAGCGAAACTCGATGGCACCTTCAAGATCCCCACAACGGCCGGCGCTACCGTTGTGGAACAAACAGAGCTTCAGCAGAGCATCTTTAATGCACCACCACCCGGATCAGCCTTCGAAAAGCCTACCGTACCGGCTGCCAGCCCAGCTTTGAAGAGTGACGAAGCTGATGAGAACCGCGGCCAGAAGCGAACTCgtgacgaggaggatgaggatagTGAGGGTGATGTGGCTATGGAAGAGGATAGTGACGATGAGTGA
- the ARC1 gene encoding G4 quadruplex nucleic acid binding protein has translation MAAPEVHHLFHNPIADHSFSADHATLAVARDSSVELYSKAGNAFKLADVLKGHDKTVTSVDIAPNSGRIVSCSQDRNALVWEPSPTGYKPTLVLLRISRAATFVRWSPSETKFAVGSGDRVIAVCYFEEENDWWVSKHLKKPIRSTITSVAWHPNSVLLAAGSTDAHARVLSAFVKGVDERPEPGVWGERLPFNTICGEYLNNSAGWVHSVAFSPSGNALAFAAHDSSVTVVYPSGPEQPPRLS, from the exons ATGGCTGCTCCCGAAGTTCACCACCTTTTCCACAACCCCATTGCCGACCACTCGTTCTCGGCCGACCATGCAACTCTGGCTGTTGCCCGAGACTCGTCTGTTGAGCTGTACAGCAAGGCTGGAAATGCTTTCAAGCTGGCAGATGTGTTGAAGGGCCATGACAAGACGGTCACCAGTGTTGATATTGCCCCGAACAGTGGCCGCATTGTGTCTTGCTCGCAAG ATCGAAACGCTCTGGTCTGGGAGCCCTCTCCTACTGGATACAAGCCCACTCTAGTCCTTCTTCGAATTAGCCGTGCTGCCACGTTCGTCCGATGGTCACCTTCCGAGACCAAATTTGCCGTGGGCTCCGGTGACCGCGTCATTGCCGTTTGCTACTTTGAGGAGGAAAACGACTGGTGGGTTTCGAAGCACTTGAAGAAGCCTATCCGCAGCACCATCACCAGCGTCGCTTGGCACCCCAACTCTGTGCTCCTCGCAGCCGGCTCTACCGATGCGCATGCCCGAGTTCTGTCCGCCTTTGTCAAGGGTGTCGATGAGCGTCCCGAGCCTGGCGTCTGGGGTGAGCGATTGCCCTTCAACACCATCTGCGGAGAATACTTGAACAACTCTGCTGGCTGGGTCCACTCTGTCGCCTTTTCTCCCAGCGGAAACGCTCTTGCATTTGCCGCGCATGACAGCAGCGTCACCGTTGTCTACCCTAGCGGCCCTGAGCAGCCCCCAAGGCTGTCTTAA
- a CDS encoding uncharacterized protein (EggNog:ENOG41) translates to MADQTIVYTKEAPFPLGPYSQAIKTPTAIYCSGQIPLTADGTLIEGTIAEKTRKCCENLDAVLKQAGSSLPRVVKTTIFISDMAHFAEMNGEYEKFFSHKPARSCVAVKTLPKNVDVEIEAIALP, encoded by the exons ATGGCAGACCAGACTATCGTGTACACTAAGGAAGCCCCCTTCC CCCTCGGCCCTTAC TCTCAAGCCATCAAGACTCCCACGGCCATCTACTGCTCCGGCCAGATCCCTCTTACTGCCGATGGCACCCTGATTGAGGGCACTATTGCTGAGAAGACGAGAAAGTGCTGCGAGAACCTGGATGCCGTTCTCAAGCAGGCCggctcttctctgcccagAGTCGTCAAGaccaccatcttcatctccgaCATGGCTCACTTTGCT GAGATGAACGGAGAGTACGAGAAGTTCTTCTCTCACAAGCCTGCGCGAAGCTGCGTTGCCGTTAAGACGCTTCCTAAGAACGTCGACGTTGAGATTGAGGCTATTGCCCTGCCATAA
- a CDS encoding uncharacterized protein (CAZy:GT39~BUSCO:EOG092D0GP7~TransMembrane:11 (i56-73o102-120i141-161o167-184i191-212o243-261i282-301o601-619i639-657o669-688i722-742o)) gives MARASTPQGSLRQRGVASKQTLNDSTFAPEVELDKLSKAAASSRQNIQRGEIEHKIALTVVTILGFVTRFWGISHPDEVVFDEVHFGKFASYYLERTYFFDVHPPFAKLLFAFVGWLVGYDGHFHFENIGDSYVANKVPYVAFRALPAILGALTVSVTYLIMWESGYSLPACLVATGLILLDNAHIGQTRLILLDATLVLAMACSLLCYIKFYKLRHEAFSRKWWKWLILTGFALSCDISTKYVGLFAFVTIGSAVIIDLWDLLDIKRRNGAISLQLFGKHFVARAIGLIVLPFLFYLFWFQVHFAVLTRSGPGDDFMTPEFQETLSDNVMLANAIDIHYYDYITIRHKETKAYLHSHPDTYPLRYDDGRISSQGQQITGYPHNDTNNYWQILPSNNEQNSDRIVRNLDLVRLRHIVTDKILLSHDVASPYYPTNQEFTAVSSEEAFGERQNDTLFEIRVETAKAGQEFKTVASHFKLIHFPSKVAMWTHTSPLPDWGYKQQEINGNKQVTVSSNVWIAEDIPSLPQDHARRQKEQRQVKTLPFLRKWFELQRSMFYHNNKLTSSHPYASQPYHWPFLLRGVSFWTQNDTRQQIYFVGNPVGWWITSSLLAVFAGIIAADQISLRRNIDALDHRTRSRLYNSTGFFWLAWATHYFPFYLMGRQLFLHHYLPAHLASCLVTGALVEFIFNSDSVEEESPKSGNRSGPKRHITARERFAGKSMLGAWIACAVILSAAAACWYFFLPLTYGYPGLSVDEVVRRKWLGYDLHFAK, from the exons ATGGCTCGAGCTTCAACGCCGCAGGGAAGCCTGCGACAGCGGGGCGTAGCGTCCAAGCAGACGCTCAACGACTCTACGTTTGCCCCCGAGGTCGAGCTCGATAAGCTGTCCAAGGCAGCCGCATCATCGCGTCAAAACATCCAGCGAGGCGAGATTGAGCACAAGATTGCATTGACTGTGGTTACCATTCTCGGCTTCGTCACTCGATTCTGGGGTATTAGCCACCCTGATGAGGTGGTCTTTGACGAAGTGCACTTCGGAAAG TTTGCTTCATACTATCTTGAACGAACCTACTTCTTCGATGTGCACCCTCCCTTCGCCAAGCTGCTCTTCGCCTTTGTTGGCTGGCTGGTTGGATATGACGGCCACTTCCACTTCGAAAACATCGGCGACTCCTACGTCGCCAACAAAGTTCCCTACGTCGCTTTCCGAGCCCTGCCCGCCATCCTCGGTGCATTGACTGTGTCCGTCACATATTTGATCATGTGGGAGTCAGGCTACAGCTTGCCTGCTTGCCTTGTCGCCACCGGCTTGATCCTTTTGGACAATGCACACATTGGCCAAACACGCTTGATTCTCCTCGATGCCACCCTGGTTCTCGCCATGGCCTGCAGTCTCTTGTGCTACATCAAGTTCTACAAGCTGCGGCACGAGGCTTTTAGCAGGAAATGGTGGAAGTGGCTCATCTTGACTGGCTTTGCGCTGTCCTGCGATATCTCGACCAAATATGTTGGCCTCTTCGCTTTTGTTACCATTGGCTCTGCCGTTATTATTGATCTCTGGGATCTTTTGGACATTAAGCGACGCAACGGTGCTATCAGCCTGCAATTGTTTGGAAAGCACTTTGTAGCCCGCGCCATTGGGCTCATCGTTCTGCCATTCCTTTTCTATCTTTTCTGGTTCCAGGTGCACTTTGCCGTCCTGACTCGATCCGGTCCTGGCGACGACTTCATGACGCCAGAATTCCAGGAAACTCTAAGCGACAACGTCATGCTGGCAAATGCCATCGATATTCACTACTACGATTACATCACCATCAGGCACAAGGAGACCAAGGCCTACCTTCACAGCCACCCCGACACCTATCCCCTGAGATATGATGACGGTCGTATCTCCAGCCAAGGCCAGCAGATCACCGGTTATCCTCACAACGACACAAACAACTACTGGCAAATTCTTCCTTCCAACAATGAGCAGAATTCGGACCGGATTGTCAGGAACTTGGACCTGGTTCGACTTAGGCACATTGTCACAGACAAGATTCTGCTCTCTCATGATGTCGCTTCGCCGTATTACCCCACTAACCAAGAGTTCACCGCCGTGTCTTCTGAGGAAGCGTTTGGCGAACGCCAAAACGATACTCTTTTCGAGATTCGAGTTGAGACAGCCAAGGCCGGCCAAGAGTTTAAAACTGTTGCCAGCCATTTCAAGCTTATCCACTTCCCCAGCAAAGTTGCCATGTGGACACACACCTCTCCTCTTCCCGATTGGGGCTACAAACAGCAGGAAATCAATGGCAACAAGCAGGTCACAGTCAGCTCCAATGTGTGGATTGCCGAGGACATTCCCTCGCTTCCTCAAGATCACGCCCGCCGCCAAAAGGAGCAGCGACAGGTGAAGACACTGCCGTTCCTTCGCAAGTGGTTTGAGCTGCAGAGGTCCATGTTCTACCACAACAACAAGTTGACCAGCAGCCACCCGTACGCCAGCCAGCCTTATCACTGGCCGTTCTTGCTTCGCGGAGTGAGCTTCTGGACTCAGAATGACACACGTCAACAAATCTACTTTGTTGGCAACCCCGTTGGCTGGTGGATTACCAGCAGTCTTCTGGCTGTTTTTGCTGGCATCATCGCAGCTGATCAAATCTCTCTCCGTCGAAACATTGATGCTCTAGACCATC GCACTCGTTCGCGACTATACAACTCTACGGGCTTCTTCTGGCTTGCCTGGGCTACTCACTACTTCCCATTCTACCTTATGGGTCGTCAGCTCTTCCTTCACCACTATCTCCCTGCCCATCTGGCCTCCTGTCTGGTCACAGGTGCTCTCGTCGAGTTCATCTTCAACTCTGATTCGGTAGAGGAGGAGTCTCCCAAGTCTGGCAACCGTTCTGGTCCCAAGAGACACATTACGGCCCGTGAGCGATTCGCCGGTAAGAGCATGCTTGGTGCCTGGATTGCCTGTGCTGTGATTctctctgccgctgccgcttgCTGgtacttcttcttgcctttgACCTATGGCTATCCTGGATTGTCCGTAGACGAAGTTGTCAGGAGAAAGTGGCTCGGATACGACCTCCACTTCGCCAAATAA
- a CDS encoding uncharacterized protein (EggNog:ENOG41~TransMembrane:1 (i21-38o)~CAZy:GT69), which yields MLLSGANRLYLRRILRWRVTRIALLLLFVINIFDILRIQRDIVHGDREHRLRSGSGAVRRRERIYIASMHWNNAEVLKDYWNDAVIKLTETFGADNVFVSIYESGSWDDSKEALRMLDAELEKRNVPRRVEVSETTHYDEITKPEKERGEGWIDTSRGRELRRIPYLAKLRNKTIQDLIELSKKGITFDRVLFLNDVVFTVEDVLTLMDTNGGNYAAACSMDFSKPPLYYDTFALRDIEGNAHVMQTWPYFRSRTSRNALVNHLDAVPVTSCWNGIVVMPAEPFVSSTQLRFRAVPDSLAAHHLEGSECCLIHADNPLSRTKGVYLNPRVRVGYNYPAYAATHPATKAWVSPWDIFTGRWVNRIRRWTSWTFDSWVVRWRVGRWEKEKKGNREPGEFCLINEMQVLVHNGWAHV from the exons ATGCTGCTTTCAGGAGCAAACAGGCTGTACCTCCGTCGAATACTTCGCTGGCGAGTGACGAGGATCGCACTACTTCTTCTATTTGTGATCAACATCTTTGATATTCTGCGAATACAACGTGACATCGTCCATGGAGACCGAGAACACAGGCtacgcagcggcagcggcgcggTACGACGGCGCGAGAGGATATACATTGCGAGCATGCATTGGAACAATGCAGAGGTGTTGAAGGACTACTGGAACGATGCGGTAATTAAGCTTACTGAGACATTCGGCGCCGACAATGTGTTTGTGAGCATATACGAGAGCGGGAGCTGGGACGACAGCAAGGAAGCTCTACGAATGTTAGATGCAGAGCTTGAAAAGAGGAACGTACCGAGACGGGTCGAGGTATCAGAGACCACGCACTACGACGAGATAACGAAGCcggagaaagagagaggcgaAGGGTGGATAGACACATCGAGGGGAAGGGAATTGAGAAGGATTCCATATCTAGCGAAGCTGCGAAACAAAACGATACAGGACTTGATTGAGTTGAGCAAGAAGGGAATCACGTTTGATAGAGTGCTGTTCCTCAACGATGTGGTATTCACG GTTGAAGATGTGTTGACGTTGATGGACACCAATGGCGGAAACTACGCCGCAGCATGCTCCATGGACTTTTCGAAGCCTCCGCTATACTACGATACCTTTGCCCTACGCGACATCGAAGGAAATGCGCATGTTATGCAGACATGGCCATATTTCAGGTCCAGGACTTCCAGGAATGCATTAGTGAACCACTTGGACGCTGTTCCAGTGACCAGCTGCTGGAACGGCATAG tcGTCATGCCCGCTGAGCCCTTCGTCTCGTCGACGCAACTTCGCTTCCGTGCTGTCCCCGATTCCCTCGCCGCTCACCACCTAGAGGGCTCCGAATGCTGCCTCATCCATGCCGATAACCCTCTGTCCAGGACAAAAGGCGTCTATCTCAACCCACGAGTGAGAGTAGGTTACAATTACCCGGCGTATGCAGCGACACATCCTGCCACGAAGGCCTGGGTGTCTCCGTGGGATATCTTCACTGGCCGGTGGGTAAATAGAATAAGGAGATGGACGTCGTGGACTTTTGATTCGTGGGTAGTGAGGTGGAGAGTAGGACgctgggagaaggagaagaaagggaatCGCGAGCCTGGTGAGTTTTGTTTGATCAATGAGATGCAAGTGTTGGTCCACAACGGGTGGGCTCATGTGTGA
- a CDS encoding uncharacterized protein (EggNog:ENOG41) yields the protein MSRQGPQLEPIPEDEEVELRGGSRHTTPNEFDLLITQALERPCCLSYLNNSMPNIIEAASQASILAPQPRYGNPFEDNNSTYPSTHEHSPPSLPPPSPSSTASFYTAPSSPSPILPDDHSCPQIQNLLAYIRERTQKRLQQTDLSDNFFTKWAIVSTNMYGGVIPPDSKYSVPPFALPSYDGQVRLRFIGKALGLSLTGLTGDIEKFLCRNLFIITCLVFNIVPNPNLIFDDDDGFCCGVNVDRPGGKKHNKALLRAIQELEWTDPEVIDAVNLSMSEDIGFLATLCKAKVSHTLPSVSRKMDEMVREDPQLADSPKLYKEAVKRMRENRPHSLLRNVVMPEDVVA from the coding sequence ATGTCGAGGCAAGGGCCCCAGCTCGAACCAATccctgaagatgaggaagtcGAACTCAGAGGAGGTTCTCGTCATACGACTCCAAATGAGTTTGATCTTTTGATAACTCAAGCCCTAGAAAGACCTTGCTGTCTCTCATATCTTAACAATTCCATGCCGAATATTATTGAAGCAGCCTCTCAAGCAAGTATTCTCGCGCCTCAACCCCGGTATGGCAACCCATTCGAAGATAACAACTCCACATATCCATCTACACACGAACACTCTCCTCCGTCTTTGCCCCCGCCTTCGCCTTCATCCACTGCGTCCTTCTATACCGCTCcctcatctccctctcccatTCTTCCCGATGACCATAGCTGCCCCCAAATCCAAAACCTCCTCGCATACATCAGAGAAAGAACCCAAAAACGCCTCCAGCAAACAGACCTCTCTGACAACTTCTTCACCAAATGGGCCATCGTCTCAACCAACATGTACGGAGGCGTCATCCCCCCTGACTCCAAATACTCAGTCCCCCCCTTCGCCCTCCCAAGCTACGACGGCCAAGTTCGCCTCCGCTTCATCGGCAAAGCCCTTGGGTTATCCCTCACCGGTCTCACTGGCGATATCGAAAAGTTCCTCTGCCGgaatctcttcatcatcacatGCCTCGTTTTCAACATTGTCCCTAACCCTAATCTCAtctttgatgatgacgacggaTTCTGTTGCGGCGTCAATGTAGATCGTCCCGGCGGTAAGAAACACAACAAAGCGCTACTTCGTGCTATTCAGGAACTAGAATGGACAGATCCGGAGGTCATAGACGCAGTAAACTTGTCCATGTCAGAGGACATTGGTTTTTTGGCTACTCTGTGCAAGGCCAAGGTATCGCATACACTGCCTAGTGTTTCTCGgaagatggatgagatggtGAGGGAGGATCCGCAACTCGCAGATTCTCCGAAGCTGTACAAGGAGGCTGTTAAACGGATGCGGGAGAATCGACCACATAGCCTACTAAGAAACGTAGTCATGCCGGAAGATGTTGTAGCGTGA